The following proteins come from a genomic window of Triticum aestivum cultivar Chinese Spring chromosome 6A, IWGSC CS RefSeq v2.1, whole genome shotgun sequence:
- the LOC123127826 gene encoding cleavage and polyadenylation specificity factor subunit 6 isoform X8, with translation MKMNRQPSPTPRAHRPPPPVTSPGYLLSLPPPPSQWISPAPRPHLLRCSRRHLAPTYSAAPADASPPPSPQLPPAPGSPCGGCLPSANRPPPASDSSGIAPPPPSGCPRRRSSRHSASSPVGGPSPIRPAVQTHRPRPFTFATPLFSSHREQFNRGAGFSSTVTSQGLFLFLFVLLGRQVAASSFCRPCPIPPFPQRPGHSLPVPQSVHCRQPRPFNDVATRIHTIHRICHRAIAPLSSEAHHHEEIIQHLPERRLKNSKWSSNMNLRK, from the exons ATGAAAATGAACAGGCAGCCCAGCCCAACTCCACGAGCACATCGTCCCCCACCCCCAGTAACCTCTCCCGGCTACCTCCTATCGCTGCCGCCCCCACCTTCTCAGTGGATTTCGCCGGCGCCTCGCCCCCACCTACTCCGCTGCTCCCGCCGGCACCTCGCGCCCACCTACTCCGCGGCCCCCGCCGACGCCTCGCCCCCACCTTCTCCGCAGCTCCCGCCGGCGCCAGGCTCCCCATGTGGCGGCTGCCTTCCTTCCGCCAACCGGCCACCTCCCGCTTCAGACAGTTCGGGCATCgcccctccgcctccttctggcTGCCCTCGGCGACGCTCCAGCCGCCACTCCGCCTCATCCCCGGTGGGAGGTCCTTCACCAATCCGTCCAGCGGTCCAAACCCACCGCCCGAGGCCGTTCACCTTCGCAACACCCCTTTTCAGCAGCCATCGTGAG CAGTTCAACAGGGGCGCGGGGTTCAGTTCGACGGTCACGAGCCAGggtttatttcttttcttatttgTATTGCTTGGTCGTCAGGTCGCAGCCTCTTCCTTCTGCAGGCCATGCCCCATCCCCCCATTCCCGCAGCGACCAGGCCATTCACTGCCAGTTCCACAGTCCGTTCACTGCCGACAGCCAAGGCCGTTCAACGACGTAGCGACGAG GATACACACTATTCATCGCATTTGTCATCGAGCGATTGCACCCCTATCTTCAGAAGCTCATCACCATGAGGAAATCATTCAACACCTCCCAGAGAGGAGGTTGAAAAATTCCAAATGGAGTTCAAACATGAATTTGAGAAAATGA
- the LOC123127826 gene encoding cleavage and polyadenylation specificity factor subunit 6 isoform X6, producing the protein MKMNRQPSPTPRAHRPPPPVTSPGYLLSLPPPPSQWISPAPRPHLLRCSRRHLAPTYSAAPADASPPPSPQLPPAPGSPCGGCLPSANRPPPASDSSGIAPPPPSGCPRRRSSRHSASSPVGGPSPIRPAVQTHRPRPFTFATPLFSSHREQFNRGAGFSSTVTSQGLFLFLFVLLGRQVAASSFCRPCPIPPFPQRPGHSLPVPQSVHCRQPRPFNDVATRQVISSNLTQKLLAWHSSSYFPKTSTGYTLFIAFVIERLHPYLQKLITMRKSFNTSQRGG; encoded by the exons ATGAAAATGAACAGGCAGCCCAGCCCAACTCCACGAGCACATCGTCCCCCACCCCCAGTAACCTCTCCCGGCTACCTCCTATCGCTGCCGCCCCCACCTTCTCAGTGGATTTCGCCGGCGCCTCGCCCCCACCTACTCCGCTGCTCCCGCCGGCACCTCGCGCCCACCTACTCCGCGGCCCCCGCCGACGCCTCGCCCCCACCTTCTCCGCAGCTCCCGCCGGCGCCAGGCTCCCCATGTGGCGGCTGCCTTCCTTCCGCCAACCGGCCACCTCCCGCTTCAGACAGTTCGGGCATCgcccctccgcctccttctggcTGCCCTCGGCGACGCTCCAGCCGCCACTCCGCCTCATCCCCGGTGGGAGGTCCTTCACCAATCCGTCCAGCGGTCCAAACCCACCGCCCGAGGCCGTTCACCTTCGCAACACCCCTTTTCAGCAGCCATCGTGAG CAGTTCAACAGGGGCGCGGGGTTCAGTTCGACGGTCACGAGCCAGggtttatttcttttcttatttgTATTGCTTGGTCGTCAGGTCGCAGCCTCTTCCTTCTGCAGGCCATGCCCCATCCCCCCATTCCCGCAGCGACCAGGCCATTCACTGCCAGTTCCACAGTCCGTTCACTGCCGACAGCCAAGGCCGTTCAACGACGTAGCGACGAG GCAGGTCATCAGTTCAAACCTAACACAGAAACTCCTTGCTTGGCATTCGAGCTCTTATTTTCCCAAGACTAGTACTG GATACACACTATTCATCGCATTTGTCATCGAGCGATTGCACCCCTATCTTCAGAAGCTCATCACCATGAGGAAATCATTCAACACCTCCCAGAGAGGAGGTTGA
- the LOC123127826 gene encoding extensin isoform X5: MKMNRQPSPTPRAHRPPPPVTSPGYLLSLPPPPSQWISPAPRPHLLRCSRRHLAPTYSAAPADASPPPSPQLPPAPGSPCGGCLPSANRPPPASDSSGIAPPPPSGCPRRRSSRHSASSPVGGPSPIRPAVQTHRPRPFTFATPLFSSHREMPRCSVQLLQPTRVIALFATTAAAQTRAWSSSNRFLTRPPRKPCSSVQQGRGVQFDGHEPGFISFLICIAWSSGRSLFLLQAMPHPPIPAATRPFTASSTVRSLPTAKAVQRRSDELRCCTALLCTSGHDAQNKTL; encoded by the exons ATGAAAATGAACAGGCAGCCCAGCCCAACTCCACGAGCACATCGTCCCCCACCCCCAGTAACCTCTCCCGGCTACCTCCTATCGCTGCCGCCCCCACCTTCTCAGTGGATTTCGCCGGCGCCTCGCCCCCACCTACTCCGCTGCTCCCGCCGGCACCTCGCGCCCACCTACTCCGCGGCCCCCGCCGACGCCTCGCCCCCACCTTCTCCGCAGCTCCCGCCGGCGCCAGGCTCCCCATGTGGCGGCTGCCTTCCTTCCGCCAACCGGCCACCTCCCGCTTCAGACAGTTCGGGCATCgcccctccgcctccttctggcTGCCCTCGGCGACGCTCCAGCCGCCACTCCGCCTCATCCCCGGTGGGAGGTCCTTCACCAATCCGTCCAGCGGTCCAAACCCACCGCCCGAGGCCGTTCACCTTCGCAACACCCCTTTTCAGCAGCCATCGTGAG ATGCCTAGGTGTTCAGTCCAGCTCCTGCAACCAACACGGGTCATTGCCCTTTTTGCCACAACGGCAGCAGCACAAACACGAGCGTGGTCGTCCTCAAACCGGTTCCTCACGCGGCCTCCGCGCAAGCCCTGCTCAT CAGTTCAACAGGGGCGCGGGGTTCAGTTCGACGGTCACGAGCCAGggtttatttcttttcttatttgTATTGCTTGGTCGTCAGGTCGCAGCCTCTTCCTTCTGCAGGCCATGCCCCATCCCCCCATTCCCGCAGCGACCAGGCCATTCACTGCCAGTTCCACAGTCCGTTCACTGCCGACAGCCAAGGCCGTTCAACGACGTAGCGACGAG CTAAGGTGTTGTACTGCTCTATTATGTACATCCGGGCATGATGCACAGAATAAAACATTATGA
- the LOC123127826 gene encoding extensin isoform X1, whose translation MKMNRQPSPTPRAHRPPPPVTSPGYLLSLPPPPSQWISPAPRPHLLRCSRRHLAPTYSAAPADASPPPSPQLPPAPGSPCGGCLPSANRPPPASDSSGIAPPPPSGCPRRRSSRHSASSPVGGPSPIRPAVQTHRPRPFTFATPLFSSHREMPRCSVQLLQPTRVIALFATTAAAQTRAWSSSNRFLTRPPRKPCSSVQQGRGVQFDGHEPGFISFLICIAWSSGRSLFLLQAMPHPPIPAATRPFTASSTVRSLPTAKAVQRRSDEAGHQFKPNTETPCLAFELLFSQD comes from the exons ATGAAAATGAACAGGCAGCCCAGCCCAACTCCACGAGCACATCGTCCCCCACCCCCAGTAACCTCTCCCGGCTACCTCCTATCGCTGCCGCCCCCACCTTCTCAGTGGATTTCGCCGGCGCCTCGCCCCCACCTACTCCGCTGCTCCCGCCGGCACCTCGCGCCCACCTACTCCGCGGCCCCCGCCGACGCCTCGCCCCCACCTTCTCCGCAGCTCCCGCCGGCGCCAGGCTCCCCATGTGGCGGCTGCCTTCCTTCCGCCAACCGGCCACCTCCCGCTTCAGACAGTTCGGGCATCgcccctccgcctccttctggcTGCCCTCGGCGACGCTCCAGCCGCCACTCCGCCTCATCCCCGGTGGGAGGTCCTTCACCAATCCGTCCAGCGGTCCAAACCCACCGCCCGAGGCCGTTCACCTTCGCAACACCCCTTTTCAGCAGCCATCGTGAG ATGCCTAGGTGTTCAGTCCAGCTCCTGCAACCAACACGGGTCATTGCCCTTTTTGCCACAACGGCAGCAGCACAAACACGAGCGTGGTCGTCCTCAAACCGGTTCCTCACGCGGCCTCCGCGCAAGCCCTGCTCAT CAGTTCAACAGGGGCGCGGGGTTCAGTTCGACGGTCACGAGCCAGggtttatttcttttcttatttgTATTGCTTGGTCGTCAGGTCGCAGCCTCTTCCTTCTGCAGGCCATGCCCCATCCCCCCATTCCCGCAGCGACCAGGCCATTCACTGCCAGTTCCACAGTCCGTTCACTGCCGACAGCCAAGGCCGTTCAACGACGTAGCGACGAG GCAGGTCATCAGTTCAAACCTAACACAGAAACTCCTTGCTTGGCATTCGAGCTCTTATTTTCCCAAGACTAG
- the LOC123127826 gene encoding pollen-specific leucine-rich repeat extensin-like protein 2 isoform X3: MKMNRQPSPTPRAHRPPPPVTSPGYLLSLPPPPSQWISPAPRPHLLRCSRRHLAPTYSAAPADASPPPSPQLPPAPGSPCGGCLPSANRPPPASDSSGIAPPPPSGCPRRRSSRHSASSPVGGPSPIRPAVQTHRPRPFTFATPLFSSHREMPRCSVQLLQPTRVIALFATTAAAQTRAWSSSNRFLTRPPRKPCSSVQQGRGVQFDGHEPGFISFLICIAWSSGRSLFLLQAMPHPPIPAATRPFTASSTVRSLPTAKAVQRRSDEDTHYSSHLSSSDCTPIFRSSSP, from the exons ATGAAAATGAACAGGCAGCCCAGCCCAACTCCACGAGCACATCGTCCCCCACCCCCAGTAACCTCTCCCGGCTACCTCCTATCGCTGCCGCCCCCACCTTCTCAGTGGATTTCGCCGGCGCCTCGCCCCCACCTACTCCGCTGCTCCCGCCGGCACCTCGCGCCCACCTACTCCGCGGCCCCCGCCGACGCCTCGCCCCCACCTTCTCCGCAGCTCCCGCCGGCGCCAGGCTCCCCATGTGGCGGCTGCCTTCCTTCCGCCAACCGGCCACCTCCCGCTTCAGACAGTTCGGGCATCgcccctccgcctccttctggcTGCCCTCGGCGACGCTCCAGCCGCCACTCCGCCTCATCCCCGGTGGGAGGTCCTTCACCAATCCGTCCAGCGGTCCAAACCCACCGCCCGAGGCCGTTCACCTTCGCAACACCCCTTTTCAGCAGCCATCGTGAG ATGCCTAGGTGTTCAGTCCAGCTCCTGCAACCAACACGGGTCATTGCCCTTTTTGCCACAACGGCAGCAGCACAAACACGAGCGTGGTCGTCCTCAAACCGGTTCCTCACGCGGCCTCCGCGCAAGCCCTGCTCAT CAGTTCAACAGGGGCGCGGGGTTCAGTTCGACGGTCACGAGCCAGggtttatttcttttcttatttgTATTGCTTGGTCGTCAGGTCGCAGCCTCTTCCTTCTGCAGGCCATGCCCCATCCCCCCATTCCCGCAGCGACCAGGCCATTCACTGCCAGTTCCACAGTCCGTTCACTGCCGACAGCCAAGGCCGTTCAACGACGTAGCGACGAG GATACACACTATTCATCGCATTTGTCATCGAGCGATTGCACCCCTATCTTCAGAAGCTCATCACCATGA
- the LOC123127826 gene encoding pollen-specific leucine-rich repeat extensin-like protein 1 isoform X10: protein MKMNRQPSPTPRAHRPPPPVTSPGYLLSLPPPPSQWISPAPRPHLLRCSRRHLAPTYSAAPADASPPPSPQLPPAPGSPCGGCLPSANRPPPASDSSGIAPPPPSGCPRRRSSRHSASSPVGGPSPIRPAVQTHRPRPFTFATPLFSSHREVFSPAPATNTGHCPFCHNGSSTNTSVVVLKPVPHAASAQALLISSTGARGSVRRSRARVYFFSYLYCLVVRSQPLPSAGHAPSPHSRSDQAIHCQFHSPFTADSQGRSTT, encoded by the exons ATGAAAATGAACAGGCAGCCCAGCCCAACTCCACGAGCACATCGTCCCCCACCCCCAGTAACCTCTCCCGGCTACCTCCTATCGCTGCCGCCCCCACCTTCTCAGTGGATTTCGCCGGCGCCTCGCCCCCACCTACTCCGCTGCTCCCGCCGGCACCTCGCGCCCACCTACTCCGCGGCCCCCGCCGACGCCTCGCCCCCACCTTCTCCGCAGCTCCCGCCGGCGCCAGGCTCCCCATGTGGCGGCTGCCTTCCTTCCGCCAACCGGCCACCTCCCGCTTCAGACAGTTCGGGCATCgcccctccgcctccttctggcTGCCCTCGGCGACGCTCCAGCCGCCACTCCGCCTCATCCCCGGTGGGAGGTCCTTCACCAATCCGTCCAGCGGTCCAAACCCACCGCCCGAGGCCGTTCACCTTCGCAACACCCCTTTTCAGCAGCCATCGTGAG GTGTTCAGTCCAGCTCCTGCAACCAACACGGGTCATTGCCCTTTTTGCCACAACGGCAGCAGCACAAACACGAGCGTGGTCGTCCTCAAACCGGTTCCTCACGCGGCCTCCGCGCAAGCCCTGCTCAT CAGTTCAACAGGGGCGCGGGGTTCAGTTCGACGGTCACGAGCCAGggtttatttcttttcttatttgTATTGCTTGGTCGTCAGGTCGCAGCCTCTTCCTTCTGCAGGCCATGCCCCATCCCCCCATTCCCGCAGCGACCAGGCCATTCACTGCCAGTTCCACAGTCCGTTCACTGCCGACAGCCAAGGCCGTTCAACGACGTAG
- the LOC123127826 gene encoding extensin isoform X9 has product MKMNRQPSPTPRAHRPPPPVTSPGYLLSLPPPPSQWISPAPRPHLLRCSRRHLAPTYSAAPADASPPPSPQLPPAPGSPCGGCLPSANRPPPASDSSGIAPPPPSGCPRRRSSRHSASSPVGGPSPIRPAVQTHRPRPFTFATPLFSSHREFNRGAGFSSTVTSQGLFLFLFVLLGRQVAASSFCRPCPIPPFPQRPGHSLPVPQSVHCRQPRPFNDVATRIHTIHRICHRAIAPLSSEAHHHEEIIQHLPERRLKNSKWSSNMNLRK; this is encoded by the exons ATGAAAATGAACAGGCAGCCCAGCCCAACTCCACGAGCACATCGTCCCCCACCCCCAGTAACCTCTCCCGGCTACCTCCTATCGCTGCCGCCCCCACCTTCTCAGTGGATTTCGCCGGCGCCTCGCCCCCACCTACTCCGCTGCTCCCGCCGGCACCTCGCGCCCACCTACTCCGCGGCCCCCGCCGACGCCTCGCCCCCACCTTCTCCGCAGCTCCCGCCGGCGCCAGGCTCCCCATGTGGCGGCTGCCTTCCTTCCGCCAACCGGCCACCTCCCGCTTCAGACAGTTCGGGCATCgcccctccgcctccttctggcTGCCCTCGGCGACGCTCCAGCCGCCACTCCGCCTCATCCCCGGTGGGAGGTCCTTCACCAATCCGTCCAGCGGTCCAAACCCACCGCCCGAGGCCGTTCACCTTCGCAACACCCCTTTTCAGCAGCCATCGTGAG TTCAACAGGGGCGCGGGGTTCAGTTCGACGGTCACGAGCCAGggtttatttcttttcttatttgTATTGCTTGGTCGTCAGGTCGCAGCCTCTTCCTTCTGCAGGCCATGCCCCATCCCCCCATTCCCGCAGCGACCAGGCCATTCACTGCCAGTTCCACAGTCCGTTCACTGCCGACAGCCAAGGCCGTTCAACGACGTAGCGACGAG GATACACACTATTCATCGCATTTGTCATCGAGCGATTGCACCCCTATCTTCAGAAGCTCATCACCATGAGGAAATCATTCAACACCTCCCAGAGAGGAGGTTGAAAAATTCCAAATGGAGTTCAAACATGAATTTGAGAAAATGA
- the LOC123127826 gene encoding extensin isoform X7 — MKMNRQPSPTPRAHRPPPPVTSPGYLLSLPPPPSQWISPAPRPHLLRCSRRHLAPTYSAAPADASPPPSPQLPPAPGSPCGGCLPSANRPPPASDSSGIAPPPPSGCPRRRSSRHSASSPVGGPSPIRPAVQTHRPRPFTFATPLFSSHREFNRGAGFSSTVTSQGLFLFLFVLLGRQVAASSFCRPCPIPPFPQRPGHSLPVPQSVHCRQPRPFNDVATRQVISSNLTQKLLAWHSSSYFPKTSTGYTLFIAFVIERLHPYLQKLITMRKSFNTSQRGG, encoded by the exons ATGAAAATGAACAGGCAGCCCAGCCCAACTCCACGAGCACATCGTCCCCCACCCCCAGTAACCTCTCCCGGCTACCTCCTATCGCTGCCGCCCCCACCTTCTCAGTGGATTTCGCCGGCGCCTCGCCCCCACCTACTCCGCTGCTCCCGCCGGCACCTCGCGCCCACCTACTCCGCGGCCCCCGCCGACGCCTCGCCCCCACCTTCTCCGCAGCTCCCGCCGGCGCCAGGCTCCCCATGTGGCGGCTGCCTTCCTTCCGCCAACCGGCCACCTCCCGCTTCAGACAGTTCGGGCATCgcccctccgcctccttctggcTGCCCTCGGCGACGCTCCAGCCGCCACTCCGCCTCATCCCCGGTGGGAGGTCCTTCACCAATCCGTCCAGCGGTCCAAACCCACCGCCCGAGGCCGTTCACCTTCGCAACACCCCTTTTCAGCAGCCATCGTGAG TTCAACAGGGGCGCGGGGTTCAGTTCGACGGTCACGAGCCAGggtttatttcttttcttatttgTATTGCTTGGTCGTCAGGTCGCAGCCTCTTCCTTCTGCAGGCCATGCCCCATCCCCCCATTCCCGCAGCGACCAGGCCATTCACTGCCAGTTCCACAGTCCGTTCACTGCCGACAGCCAAGGCCGTTCAACGACGTAGCGACGAG GCAGGTCATCAGTTCAAACCTAACACAGAAACTCCTTGCTTGGCATTCGAGCTCTTATTTTCCCAAGACTAGTACTG GATACACACTATTCATCGCATTTGTCATCGAGCGATTGCACCCCTATCTTCAGAAGCTCATCACCATGAGGAAATCATTCAACACCTCCCAGAGAGGAGGTTGA
- the LOC123127826 gene encoding extensin isoform X4, with product MKMNRQPSPTPRAHRPPPPVTSPGYLLSLPPPPSQWISPAPRPHLLRCSRRHLAPTYSAAPADASPPPSPQLPPAPGSPCGGCLPSANRPPPASDSSGIAPPPPSGCPRRRSSRHSASSPVGGPSPIRPAVQTHRPRPFTFATPLFSSHREMPRCSVQLLQPTRVIALFATTAAAQTRAWSSSNRFLTRPPRKPCSFQQGRGVQFDGHEPGFISFLICIAWSSGRSLFLLQAMPHPPIPAATRPFTASSTVRSLPTAKAVQRRSDEDTHYSSHLSSSDCTPIFRSSSP from the exons ATGAAAATGAACAGGCAGCCCAGCCCAACTCCACGAGCACATCGTCCCCCACCCCCAGTAACCTCTCCCGGCTACCTCCTATCGCTGCCGCCCCCACCTTCTCAGTGGATTTCGCCGGCGCCTCGCCCCCACCTACTCCGCTGCTCCCGCCGGCACCTCGCGCCCACCTACTCCGCGGCCCCCGCCGACGCCTCGCCCCCACCTTCTCCGCAGCTCCCGCCGGCGCCAGGCTCCCCATGTGGCGGCTGCCTTCCTTCCGCCAACCGGCCACCTCCCGCTTCAGACAGTTCGGGCATCgcccctccgcctccttctggcTGCCCTCGGCGACGCTCCAGCCGCCACTCCGCCTCATCCCCGGTGGGAGGTCCTTCACCAATCCGTCCAGCGGTCCAAACCCACCGCCCGAGGCCGTTCACCTTCGCAACACCCCTTTTCAGCAGCCATCGTGAG ATGCCTAGGTGTTCAGTCCAGCTCCTGCAACCAACACGGGTCATTGCCCTTTTTGCCACAACGGCAGCAGCACAAACACGAGCGTGGTCGTCCTCAAACCGGTTCCTCACGCGGCCTCCGCGCAAGCCCTGCTCAT TTCAACAGGGGCGCGGGGTTCAGTTCGACGGTCACGAGCCAGggtttatttcttttcttatttgTATTGCTTGGTCGTCAGGTCGCAGCCTCTTCCTTCTGCAGGCCATGCCCCATCCCCCCATTCCCGCAGCGACCAGGCCATTCACTGCCAGTTCCACAGTCCGTTCACTGCCGACAGCCAAGGCCGTTCAACGACGTAGCGACGAG GATACACACTATTCATCGCATTTGTCATCGAGCGATTGCACCCCTATCTTCAGAAGCTCATCACCATGA
- the LOC123127826 gene encoding extensin isoform X2: MKMNRQPSPTPRAHRPPPPVTSPGYLLSLPPPPSQWISPAPRPHLLRCSRRHLAPTYSAAPADASPPPSPQLPPAPGSPCGGCLPSANRPPPASDSSGIAPPPPSGCPRRRSSRHSASSPVGGPSPIRPAVQTHRPRPFTFATPLFSSHREMPRCSVQLLQPTRVIALFATTAAAQTRAWSSSNRFLTRPPRKPCSFQQGRGVQFDGHEPGFISFLICIAWSSGRSLFLLQAMPHPPIPAATRPFTASSTVRSLPTAKAVQRRSDEAGHQFKPNTETPCLAFELLFSQD, from the exons ATGAAAATGAACAGGCAGCCCAGCCCAACTCCACGAGCACATCGTCCCCCACCCCCAGTAACCTCTCCCGGCTACCTCCTATCGCTGCCGCCCCCACCTTCTCAGTGGATTTCGCCGGCGCCTCGCCCCCACCTACTCCGCTGCTCCCGCCGGCACCTCGCGCCCACCTACTCCGCGGCCCCCGCCGACGCCTCGCCCCCACCTTCTCCGCAGCTCCCGCCGGCGCCAGGCTCCCCATGTGGCGGCTGCCTTCCTTCCGCCAACCGGCCACCTCCCGCTTCAGACAGTTCGGGCATCgcccctccgcctccttctggcTGCCCTCGGCGACGCTCCAGCCGCCACTCCGCCTCATCCCCGGTGGGAGGTCCTTCACCAATCCGTCCAGCGGTCCAAACCCACCGCCCGAGGCCGTTCACCTTCGCAACACCCCTTTTCAGCAGCCATCGTGAG ATGCCTAGGTGTTCAGTCCAGCTCCTGCAACCAACACGGGTCATTGCCCTTTTTGCCACAACGGCAGCAGCACAAACACGAGCGTGGTCGTCCTCAAACCGGTTCCTCACGCGGCCTCCGCGCAAGCCCTGCTCAT TTCAACAGGGGCGCGGGGTTCAGTTCGACGGTCACGAGCCAGggtttatttcttttcttatttgTATTGCTTGGTCGTCAGGTCGCAGCCTCTTCCTTCTGCAGGCCATGCCCCATCCCCCCATTCCCGCAGCGACCAGGCCATTCACTGCCAGTTCCACAGTCCGTTCACTGCCGACAGCCAAGGCCGTTCAACGACGTAGCGACGAG GCAGGTCATCAGTTCAAACCTAACACAGAAACTCCTTGCTTGGCATTCGAGCTCTTATTTTCCCAAGACTAG
- the LOC123127826 gene encoding pollen-specific leucine-rich repeat extensin-like protein 1 isoform X11 encodes MKMNRQPSPTPRAHRPPPPVTSPGYLLSLPPPPSQWISPAPRPHLLRCSRRHLAPTYSAAPADASPPPSPQLPPAPGSPCGGCLPSANRPPPASDSSGIAPPPPSGCPRRRSSRHSASSPVGGPSPIRPAVQTHRPRPFTFATPLFSSHREVFSPAPATNTGHCPFCHNGSSTNTSVVVLKPVPHAASAQALLISTGARGSVRRSRARVYFFSYLYCLVVRSQPLPSAGHAPSPHSRSDQAIHCQFHSPFTADSQGRSTT; translated from the exons ATGAAAATGAACAGGCAGCCCAGCCCAACTCCACGAGCACATCGTCCCCCACCCCCAGTAACCTCTCCCGGCTACCTCCTATCGCTGCCGCCCCCACCTTCTCAGTGGATTTCGCCGGCGCCTCGCCCCCACCTACTCCGCTGCTCCCGCCGGCACCTCGCGCCCACCTACTCCGCGGCCCCCGCCGACGCCTCGCCCCCACCTTCTCCGCAGCTCCCGCCGGCGCCAGGCTCCCCATGTGGCGGCTGCCTTCCTTCCGCCAACCGGCCACCTCCCGCTTCAGACAGTTCGGGCATCgcccctccgcctccttctggcTGCCCTCGGCGACGCTCCAGCCGCCACTCCGCCTCATCCCCGGTGGGAGGTCCTTCACCAATCCGTCCAGCGGTCCAAACCCACCGCCCGAGGCCGTTCACCTTCGCAACACCCCTTTTCAGCAGCCATCGTGAG GTGTTCAGTCCAGCTCCTGCAACCAACACGGGTCATTGCCCTTTTTGCCACAACGGCAGCAGCACAAACACGAGCGTGGTCGTCCTCAAACCGGTTCCTCACGCGGCCTCCGCGCAAGCCCTGCTCAT TTCAACAGGGGCGCGGGGTTCAGTTCGACGGTCACGAGCCAGggtttatttcttttcttatttgTATTGCTTGGTCGTCAGGTCGCAGCCTCTTCCTTCTGCAGGCCATGCCCCATCCCCCCATTCCCGCAGCGACCAGGCCATTCACTGCCAGTTCCACAGTCCGTTCACTGCCGACAGCCAAGGCCGTTCAACGACGTAG